One window from the genome of Tachysurus vachellii isolate PV-2020 chromosome 5, HZAU_Pvac_v1, whole genome shotgun sequence encodes:
- the gsdmeb gene encoding gasdermin Eb — protein MFSKATRKFVNEIDPDGCLIPVSRINESDNLSVVSVVIKRNPSWFWQQPKYIPTDFTLNDVLLGEDPIEPVLIETDFLKYNGTVENSEAGNAEASFGPANVNVTGKGLRKLASSFGSLTKQEVDVQKLICYTKNRCLDLQHSLLKQVLQQRHKVFALVKERIITTQTCTVTETVQGEGSCSSFLGFTVPKKIQVSVKNGSLHSDSKVSLEIPAKTALAYSLMELNVKSTGEFELCLLPDTYGHIEIDGLNSANATLLNTMPTESPVQKLQQEWNKLQIDFEVLSGLPVSTRSLLLQQITLLLKDKAAISTLDFALRDLLEGRKPDLSSLDNVPSLKKAAQTTLELFKETECAGHGPLERVTIEQHLEPSTLTAINILTNALEKMTESTLSLLESCCSRTTIQALQQLVQNVLGNTECSLKDSTLAPLAEKDTYSKVQELFGSSNVLLSKEEELIQVQISNQQEDISLILFIAIFGLALLSTD, from the exons ATGTTTTCTAAAGCAACCAGGAAATTTGTGAATGAGATTGACCCTGACGGCTGTTTAATCCCCGTTTCCCGGATAAATGAATCAGATAATCTGAGTGTTGTTTCGGTGGTAATCAAGCGGAATCCGTCCTGGTTCTGGCAGCAACCCAAGTACATTCCCACAGACTTCACCTTGAACGACGTCCTACTTGGGGAAGATCCTATAGAACCAG TTCTCATTGAAAcagactttttaaaatataatggtACAGTTGAAAACAGTGAGGCTGGAAATGCTGAAGCAAGTTTCGGCCCTGCAAATGTGAATGTCACAGGAAAAGGATTACGCAAACTGGCATCCTCATTTGGGAGCCTTACGAAGCAAGAAGTGGATGTTCAGAAACTTATATGTTACACTAAAAATAG ATGTCTGGATTTACAGCACTCCCTGTTGAAGCAGGTACTGCAGCAGAGGCACAAGGTGTTCGCGCTGGTCAAGGAGCGAATCATAACCACACAGACCTGCACAGTTACTGAAACAGTTCAGGGAGAAGGAAGCTGCTCATCCTTTCTTGGATTCACTGTTCCCAAGAAGATTCAG GTTTCGGTAAAGAATGGCAGCCTTCATTCTGACAGCAAAGTTTCACTAGAAATCCCAGCTAAAACAGCCCTGGCTTACAGTTTAATGGAACTCAACGTGAAGAGTACCGGTGAATTTG AGCTGTGCCTGCTGCCAGACACCTATGGACACATTGAAATAGATGGCTTGAACAGTGCAAATGCAACACTGCTCAACACCATGCCAACTGAATCACCAGTCCAAAAGCTACAGCAAG aatgGAATAAGTTGCAGATAGATTTTGAGGTGCTTTCAGGACTCCCTGTCAGCACACGCTCACTTCTCTTACAGCAAATCACTCTTCTCCTGAAGGACAAGGCAGCCATCAGTACCCTGGACTTTGCA cTGAGGGATTTGCTTGAAGGTAGGAAACCTGATCTGTCCTCACTGGACAATGTGCCCTCTCTGAAAAAAGCAGCACAGACTACACTGGAGTTGTTCAAAGAGACAGAATGTGCAGGCCATGGGCCTTTGGAAAGAGTCACCATTGAACAACATTTAGAGCCGTCTACCCTCACTGCCATCAACATCCTCACCAATGCATTAGAGA AGATGACTGAATCAACCTTGAGTTTGCTCGAGTCCTGCTGTAGTCGCACCACCATACAGGCACTGCAGCAGCTG GTGCAAAATGTTCTGGGAAATACAGAGTGCTCCCTGAAGGATAGCACTTTGGCCCCATTGGCTGAAAAGGACACTTATAGTAAAGTACAAGAGCTGTTTGGGTCTTCTAATGTGTTGCTGTCCAAAGAGGAGGAATTAATCCAAGTTCAAATCAGCAACCAGCAAGAGGATATTTCTCTAATTCTGTTCATTGCCATCTTTGGTTTGGCCTTATTATCAACCGACTAA